From a single Solenopsis invicta isolate M01_SB chromosome 6, UNIL_Sinv_3.0, whole genome shotgun sequence genomic region:
- the LOC120358059 gene encoding uncharacterized protein LOC120358059 — protein MDRSDYIKNMEQLLHDQETYLIIKNNLIKKIEKDLNTTIKRWYDNDFISKQSYFSLHSSDSTIPKAYGLPKVHKENFSFRIIVSSVNTALYPIAKFLHKIINNSLPFNSRQVYNSFDIAKSLSGMKIREEYCLLSLDATSLFTNIPLDLAMDGIRKRWPSIENNTKIPFDEFIFALKFILSSTFFTFNNVFYKQTFGTPMGSPLSPIIANIVLHDLEEKALKSINLEIPFYYRYIDDIVMAAPLNSLNFILETFNSFHNRLQFTIELEQDRSLSFLDLPLKITDNTIIIDWFHKKTFSGRYLSFFSHHPICHKIGTIYNMVDRALLLSHPTFQQKNLELIIGLLLKNGYPLEFILKYIKIRIKNLFNIKMTPIITNAQDQTKKDENTKNSLLSLTFGISLKKQHLY, from the coding sequence ATGGACAGATCAGATTACATCAAAAATATGGAACAACTCCTCCATGACCAAGAAACATATttgataatcaaaaataatctcataaaaaaaatagaaaaagatctAAACACtacaataaaaagatggtatgataatgattttatttcaaaacaatcCTACTTCTCTCTCCATTCAAGTGACTCTACAATTCCAAAAGCTTATGGCCTTCCTAAGGTACATAAAGAGAATTTTTCCTTTAGAATTATTGTCTCCTCGGTAAACACTGCTCTTTATCCGATTGCAAAATTCTTACACAAGATTATCAACAATAGCTTACCTTTTAACTCTAGACAAGTCTATAATAGTTTCGATATCGCGAAGTCTCTATCGGGAATGAAAATTAGGgaagaatattgtttattatcttTAGATGCGACATCCCTGTTTACAAATATTCCTCTGGATTTGGCAATGGACGGTATTCGCAAGAGATGGCCGTCAATAGAGAACAATACAAAGATTCCGtttgatgaatttatatttgCTCTAAAATTTATACTGTCTTCcacgtttttcacttttaataatgttttttacaaacAGACTTTTGGTACACCAATGGGATCGCCCTTATCACccattatagcgaatatcgtgTTGCACGATTTAGAGGAAAAAGCGTTAAAgtcaataaatttagaaataccgTTCTATTATCGTTATATCGACGACATTGTTATGGCAGCACCTCTGAACTCACTCAATTTTATCCTCGAGACATTTAACAGTTTTCATAATAGATTACAATTCACCATTGAATTGGAACAGGACCGTAGCCTAAGTTTCTTGGACCTTCCATTAAAAATAACCGACAATACAATCATCATTGATTGGttccataaaaaaactttctctggtcgttatttatcatttttttctcaccACCCAATATGCCACAAAATTGGAACAATCTATAACATGGTGGATAGAGCACTATTGCTATCTCATCCTActttccaacaaaaaaatttggaattaattattGGACTACTCCTAAAAAATGGATATCctctagaatttattttaaaatatattaaaataagaataaaaaatctattcaatataaaaatgacaCCCATCATCACAAATGCTCAAGACCAGACAAAAAAAGATGAGAACACAAAAAATTCATTGTTGTCCCTTACATTCGGAATATCTCTGAAAAAACAACATCTTTAttag